The following coding sequences are from one Phycisphaeraceae bacterium window:
- the cysC gene encoding adenylyl-sulfate kinase, which produces MSDPKATNVTWHGGEVAREDRARLLGQRGATVWLTGLSGSGKSTVAVAVESELTRRGKLAYRLDGDNVRMGLNANLGFSDEDRVENIRRIGEVTKLMADAGLIVLSSFISPFREDRGRVRKLHEDAGLMFIEVFVDCSLEAAEHRDPKGLYQKARTGQIADFTGISSPYEAPEQAEVTLRTDAMTLKQEVAAVVDALESRGLLSG; this is translated from the coding sequence TTGAGCGACCCCAAAGCAACGAATGTGACGTGGCACGGCGGGGAGGTGGCTCGTGAGGATCGCGCGCGTCTGCTCGGCCAGCGCGGGGCGACGGTCTGGTTGACGGGCTTGTCGGGCAGCGGGAAGAGCACGGTGGCCGTGGCGGTCGAATCCGAGCTGACCCGCAGGGGCAAGCTGGCTTACCGGCTTGATGGCGACAACGTGCGGATGGGACTCAACGCGAACCTGGGCTTCTCTGACGAGGATCGTGTCGAGAACATCCGGCGGATCGGCGAGGTGACGAAGCTGATGGCCGACGCTGGGCTGATCGTGCTGAGCAGTTTCATCAGCCCGTTCCGGGAAGATCGAGGGCGCGTCCGCAAGCTGCACGAAGATGCGGGGTTGATGTTTATCGAGGTGTTCGTCGACTGCTCGCTCGAAGCAGCGGAGCACAGGGACCCCAAGGGCCTGTATCAAAAGGCACGTACCGGTCAGATCGCCGATTTCACCGGGATCAGCTCGCCGTATGAAGCGCCCGAACAAGCCGAGGTCACGCTGCGGACCGATGCGATGACGCTGAAGCAGGAAGTCGCTGCGGTGGTTGATGCGCTCGAATCGCGTGGTCTGTTGAGCGGCTGA
- a CDS encoding SLC13 family permease: protein MPWEAWFTLATLVAMIVVLAWNLTGPDVVLLGTMTVLASLSLFSDRMPGIDVMVSGFGNQGLVTIGVLFVVAAGLRQTGAAEMLAQWFLGRPKGALAAQLRLMPPAAALSAFLNNTAVVAVFLPIVRDWARKIGVSPSRLLMPLSFATMLGGMCTLIGTSTNLVVDGRMRSDPSLQGGLGMFEIAWVGLPCAIVGIVYLLVVGRWLVPDRQPALQSDGCAREYAVEMIVEPDGALVGSTIEAAGLRHLPGLYLAEIDRRGEVLAAVGPGERLEAGDRLVFVGMVASVVDLRKIRGLAPAEDAVFKLDAPRSARRLIEGVVSNRCPLVGKSIRAGRFRTVYNAAVLAVARNGERLQQKIGDIVLQPGDTLLMEAPSSFVDQRRYSQDFYLVSTIDDSVPLRHEKAWVALVVLTLLVVAVAAGLLSMLHASLVAAGLMWLTRCCTAAEARSSIDWQILLVIGAALGLGTAVAQSGLAEGVASAMMTLTGGSALLTLMVIFVLANVFTEIMTNVAAALLVYPIAMASAEGLGVSPVPYLITIMIAASASFSTPIGYQTNLMIYGPGGYRFTDYSRVGLPLTALVLVVTTIVTPLIWPF from the coding sequence ATGCCTTGGGAAGCCTGGTTTACGCTCGCGACACTGGTGGCCATGATCGTGGTGCTGGCGTGGAACCTGACTGGGCCTGATGTGGTGCTGCTGGGGACGATGACCGTGCTGGCTTCGCTGTCGCTCTTTAGTGATCGGATGCCGGGGATCGATGTGATGGTGAGCGGGTTTGGCAATCAGGGGTTGGTCACCATCGGCGTGCTGTTCGTCGTGGCAGCGGGTCTCCGGCAGACAGGCGCTGCGGAGATGCTGGCGCAGTGGTTTCTTGGGCGCCCCAAGGGTGCTTTAGCGGCTCAGCTACGGTTGATGCCGCCAGCCGCAGCGCTCTCGGCGTTTTTGAACAACACGGCGGTGGTGGCGGTGTTCCTACCGATCGTGCGCGACTGGGCGCGGAAGATTGGCGTGAGCCCGTCGCGACTGCTGATGCCACTGAGTTTCGCCACGATGCTTGGCGGGATGTGCACCCTCATCGGCACATCGACAAATCTGGTCGTTGACGGCCGGATGCGGTCGGACCCAAGCCTGCAAGGTGGATTGGGGATGTTCGAGATCGCCTGGGTGGGGCTGCCGTGCGCCATCGTTGGTATCGTCTACTTGCTGGTGGTGGGCCGCTGGTTGGTACCCGATCGTCAGCCCGCCCTTCAATCGGATGGGTGTGCGAGGGAATACGCCGTGGAGATGATCGTCGAACCCGATGGGGCGCTGGTCGGCTCGACGATCGAGGCGGCGGGCTTGAGGCATCTCCCCGGCCTCTACCTGGCTGAGATCGATCGTCGTGGCGAAGTCCTGGCGGCAGTCGGGCCGGGCGAGCGACTTGAAGCGGGCGACCGACTCGTTTTTGTGGGGATGGTGGCGTCGGTGGTGGACTTGCGGAAGATCAGGGGCTTGGCACCCGCGGAAGATGCGGTGTTCAAACTCGATGCCCCGCGCAGTGCCCGGCGGCTGATCGAGGGCGTGGTCTCGAATCGTTGCCCACTGGTGGGTAAATCGATCCGAGCGGGTCGTTTTCGCACGGTCTACAACGCCGCGGTGCTGGCAGTCGCGCGCAATGGCGAACGACTCCAACAGAAGATCGGCGACATCGTCCTCCAACCCGGTGACACGCTGCTGATGGAAGCCCCGTCGAGCTTCGTCGATCAGCGGCGTTACAGCCAGGACTTTTATCTGGTGAGCACGATCGATGATTCGGTCCCGCTTCGTCATGAAAAGGCCTGGGTTGCGCTGGTCGTTCTGACGCTGCTGGTGGTGGCTGTGGCGGCTGGTTTGCTGAGCATGCTGCATGCCTCGCTGGTCGCGGCGGGTCTAATGTGGCTCACACGCTGCTGCACGGCGGCGGAAGCCCGATCGTCCATCGACTGGCAGATCCTTCTGGTGATTGGTGCTGCACTAGGCCTCGGAACCGCCGTGGCCCAGTCGGGGCTTGCTGAGGGTGTTGCCTCAGCGATGATGACCCTCACAGGCGGGAGTGCTCTGCTCACCTTGATGGTGATCTTTGTGCTCGCGAATGTCTTTACCGAGATCATGACCAACGTGGCCGCCGCGCTGCTGGTCTACCCGATCGCGATGGCGAGTGCGGAGGGGCTGGGCGTCTCGCCGGTGCCGTACCTGATCACGATCATGATTGCCGCCTCGGCGAGTTTCTCGACGCCGATCGGGTATCAGACCAATCTGATGATCTACGGACCGGGCGGCTACCGATTCACGGATTACTCAAGGGTTGGGCTACCTTTGACGGCGCTGGTCCTGGTGGTGACGACGATCGTGACGCCTCTGATCTGGCCGTTCTGA
- the rfbD gene encoding dTDP-4-dehydrorhamnose reductase has product MKTLLLSPNGMLGTAWKRLLEAKGIDHTAIGRPDLDLTRPASIDAVMSSGYSHIVNCAAWTDVDGAEEHEHAATVINGAAVRLLAEHAAEINAQLVHYSTDYVFNGQAASPYPIDAPHDPVNAYGRSKAAGEKAIRQSRASHLVIRTSWVYAPWGNNFVQTMRKLTADRDELKVVADQRGRPTSAEHLAMASLELMQKKAEGFFHVCDGGECTWHELASHVAGSTGSACVVQPCATSEFPRPAKRPSYSVLDLKPAEDLIGPMPDWRDNVDRVLSHS; this is encoded by the coding sequence ATGAAGACCCTCCTGCTCTCACCCAACGGGATGCTCGGCACGGCGTGGAAGCGTTTGCTCGAAGCCAAGGGCATCGACCACACGGCGATCGGTCGACCCGATCTCGATCTCACACGCCCCGCATCGATCGATGCCGTGATGTCATCGGGCTACTCCCACATCGTCAACTGTGCGGCATGGACGGATGTTGATGGTGCCGAAGAGCACGAGCACGCCGCGACCGTCATCAACGGTGCAGCCGTACGCCTGCTCGCCGAACACGCCGCCGAGATCAATGCGCAGCTTGTCCACTACTCCACCGACTACGTCTTCAACGGTCAGGCCGCGAGCCCGTACCCGATTGATGCTCCCCACGATCCTGTGAACGCTTACGGACGCTCGAAAGCCGCTGGCGAAAAAGCCATCCGGCAGTCCCGAGCCTCACACCTGGTGATCCGCACGAGCTGGGTCTACGCGCCGTGGGGCAACAACTTTGTTCAGACGATGCGCAAGCTCACAGCTGATCGAGATGAGTTGAAGGTCGTCGCTGATCAACGCGGACGACCGACCTCCGCAGAGCATCTCGCCATGGCTTCGCTCGAACTGATGCAGAAGAAAGCCGAAGGCTTCTTCCACGTTTGCGATGGGGGCGAATGCACCTGGCACGAACTGGCCAGCCACGTCGCTGGTTCCACTGGATCGGCTTGCGTCGTTCAGCCCTGCGCGACCAGTGAGTTTCCTCGCCCGGCGAAGCGTCCGTCGTACAGCGTGCTCGATCTCAAGCCCGCTGAGGACCTGATTGGTCCCATGCCCGACTGGCGTGACAACGTCGATCGAGTCCTCAGTCACTCGTGA
- the rfbC gene encoding dTDP-4-dehydrorhamnose 3,5-epimerase, producing the protein MQILETDIPGVRIIEPKKFGDHRGFFMETYSSPRLAEAGITDHFVQDNHSLSASAGTLRGLHCQRPPHAQAKLVRVTRGRVLDVAVDARQGSPTFGQHVAVELDPDSARQLYVPFGFLHGFVTLEPDTEFLYKVSDVYAPDCDTGVRFDDPDLAIDWRLGGREPILSDKDAKLVAWRDFDSPFTYQSEVA; encoded by the coding sequence ATGCAGATCCTTGAGACCGATATCCCGGGCGTCCGCATCATCGAGCCGAAGAAGTTTGGCGATCATCGTGGCTTCTTTATGGAGACCTACTCCAGCCCGCGACTGGCCGAAGCCGGGATCACGGACCACTTCGTGCAGGACAATCATTCGCTGTCTGCCTCGGCGGGAACGCTCCGGGGACTTCATTGCCAGCGACCACCCCACGCGCAGGCCAAACTGGTTCGGGTGACCCGTGGGCGTGTGCTCGATGTCGCCGTCGATGCTCGTCAAGGTTCGCCGACCTTTGGTCAGCACGTCGCTGTCGAGCTAGATCCTGATTCCGCCCGCCAGCTGTACGTTCCCTTCGGGTTTCTCCACGGCTTTGTCACCCTCGAACCCGATACGGAGTTCCTGTACAAGGTTTCCGATGTCTACGCCCCGGACTGCGACACTGGCGTCCGTTTCGATGACCCTGACCTGGCCATCGACTGGCGTCTTGGCGGTCGAGAACCGATCCTGTCGGACAAGGACGCCAAGCTTGTCGCCTGGCGTGATTTCGATTCGCCCTTCACCTACCAGTCCGAAGTCGCCTGA
- a CDS encoding sugar phosphate nucleotidyltransferase yields MNLLRVLSMKGVILAGGLGTRLRPLTLVTNKHLLPVYDRPMIYYPIQCLLNAGINEILIVTGGEHAGDFLKLLKNGKQLGLKQLAYAYQEGEGGIADALKLAEDFADGDKICVILGDNIVEGNIRKAAGDFFTQGSGAKLLLKEVHDPERFGVVAFDDDGKVSRIIEKPENPPSNMAVTGIYFYDNDVFSMCQNLKPSGRGELEITDVNQAYLERGDLTYEPLEGWWTDAGTFESLHRAANLVKDAGANHLALPVAQSV; encoded by the coding sequence ATGAACCTCTTAAGGGTGCTGTCTATGAAAGGCGTCATACTGGCAGGAGGTCTCGGGACCCGGTTGCGTCCTCTGACCCTCGTCACCAACAAGCATCTGCTGCCGGTCTACGACCGGCCGATGATCTATTACCCCATCCAGTGCCTGCTGAACGCCGGGATAAACGAGATCCTCATCGTCACAGGAGGGGAGCACGCGGGCGACTTCCTCAAGCTCCTCAAGAACGGCAAGCAACTCGGTCTCAAGCAGTTGGCCTACGCCTATCAGGAAGGTGAAGGCGGGATCGCCGATGCCCTGAAGCTGGCTGAGGACTTCGCTGATGGCGACAAGATCTGCGTGATCCTCGGCGACAACATCGTCGAGGGAAATATCCGCAAGGCTGCTGGCGATTTCTTTACCCAGGGGTCCGGAGCCAAGCTCCTGCTCAAGGAAGTCCACGATCCCGAGCGCTTTGGCGTTGTCGCTTTCGATGACGACGGCAAGGTCAGCCGGATCATCGAGAAACCCGAGAACCCGCCGAGCAACATGGCGGTGACGGGCATCTACTTCTACGACAACGACGTGTTCTCGATGTGCCAGAACCTCAAGCCCTCAGGCCGCGGTGAACTCGAGATCACCGACGTCAATCAGGCTTACCTCGAACGGGGTGACCTCACGTACGAGCCTCTCGAAGGCTGGTGGACCGATGCGGGAACCTTCGAGAGCCTGCATCGGGCGGCCAATCTTGTGAAAGACGCTGGAGCCAATCACCTCGCGTTGCCGGTTGCCCAGTCGGTCTGA
- the rfbB gene encoding dTDP-glucose 4,6-dehydratase, which translates to MNILITGGSGFIGSNFVRFALESRNDTSVINLDVLTYSGNPDNLRDIETRFPERYRFVHGDIRDIELMESLIAEVDVVIHMAAESHVDRSIIDGRPFVETNVLGTQCLLDAFRRADAKKQKRLVHVSTDEVYGDLPLDQPELKFNETTPYHPSSPYSASKAASDHLVRACYHTHGIHACITNCSNNFGPYQFPEKVIPLFVTNLIQGMKVPLYGDGKNVRDWLHVIDHCEAVLLVAEKGTSGETYNIGGNNERSNLELTHAILEVMGHGEEMIEYVPDRKGHDRRYAIDASKIARELGWEPSRSAWPEGLEQTCQWYKDNVDWWQRIRSGAYREYYEQQYQAGASSLGH; encoded by the coding sequence ATGAACATCCTGATCACAGGCGGCAGCGGCTTTATCGGGTCCAACTTTGTCCGCTTCGCCCTCGAAAGCCGAAACGACACGTCCGTCATCAACCTGGACGTCCTGACCTACTCGGGAAATCCCGATAACCTCCGCGACATCGAGACCCGCTTCCCGGAGCGATACCGGTTTGTACATGGCGATATCCGCGATATCGAGCTGATGGAATCCCTGATCGCAGAGGTCGATGTCGTCATCCACATGGCCGCGGAGAGTCACGTCGATCGCTCGATCATCGACGGACGGCCCTTCGTCGAGACCAACGTCCTCGGAACCCAGTGCCTCCTCGACGCCTTTCGACGGGCTGATGCGAAGAAGCAGAAGCGACTCGTGCACGTCTCGACCGATGAGGTCTATGGCGACCTCCCACTGGACCAGCCGGAGCTGAAGTTTAATGAGACCACGCCTTACCACCCCAGCAGCCCCTACTCGGCGAGCAAAGCGGCATCCGACCATCTTGTCCGCGCGTGCTATCACACCCACGGCATCCACGCCTGCATCACCAACTGCTCGAATAACTTCGGGCCGTATCAGTTTCCGGAAAAAGTCATTCCACTGTTCGTGACGAATCTGATCCAGGGGATGAAGGTCCCGCTCTACGGTGATGGCAAGAACGTGCGTGACTGGCTGCACGTCATCGATCACTGCGAGGCCGTCCTGCTGGTCGCCGAAAAGGGAACATCCGGCGAGACCTACAACATCGGCGGGAACAACGAGCGATCGAATCTAGAACTCACGCATGCGATCCTTGAGGTCATGGGGCATGGCGAGGAGATGATCGAGTACGTCCCGGACCGCAAAGGACACGACCGGCGCTACGCGATCGACGCTTCCAAGATCGCCCGGGAACTCGGGTGGGAACCCTCACGATCGGCCTGGCCCGAGGGTCTGGAGCAGACCTGCCAGTGGTACAAGGACAACGTCGACTGGTGGCAACGTATCCGCAGCGGGGCATACCGCGAGTATTATGAACAGCAGTACCAGGCCGGAGCCAGCTCTCTGGGCCACTAA
- a CDS encoding N-acetylneuraminate synthase family protein, with product MDANQPTSLPIAHATEHDPPKVWVIAEIGVNHDGSVEKAMTLIDHAVETGCNALKFQLFRPDRLLSAEASLATYQQSAADSPADLLEPLALSIESMKKLRDNARDAGIAFGVTPFSPDDVEDLKALGVDFIKIASPDAVNLPLIDRCLKLELPMVISTGACERHEVEPVATRLKQHKAGGALLHCVSSYPTPMKQAALGGIQALRDAFGVRVGYSDHTASIETGALAVTAGACLLEKHLTHDPSAPGPDHSASLSPTQMKAYVAHVRQAQSVLGPIRKTVQDVEQDVRRVSRQSVCAVRDLPEGHRLTREDLTVKRPGLGIRPERLNEVIGRSLRKAIEANHLLQDDHLV from the coding sequence ATGGACGCGAATCAACCAACCTCCCTGCCGATCGCCCACGCAACCGAGCACGACCCGCCCAAGGTCTGGGTCATAGCCGAGATCGGCGTCAACCACGATGGGTCGGTCGAAAAGGCGATGACCCTTATCGATCACGCGGTGGAGACCGGCTGCAATGCGTTGAAGTTTCAACTCTTCCGCCCGGATCGACTCCTGTCTGCTGAGGCCTCCCTGGCTACCTATCAGCAATCCGCTGCGGACTCGCCCGCTGACCTGCTCGAGCCGTTAGCACTCTCCATCGAATCGATGAAAAAGCTGCGTGATAACGCACGAGATGCTGGGATTGCGTTCGGCGTCACGCCGTTTAGCCCGGATGATGTGGAAGACCTCAAAGCCTTAGGCGTTGATTTCATCAAGATCGCCTCGCCGGATGCCGTGAACCTCCCGCTCATCGATCGGTGCCTGAAGCTCGAGCTGCCGATGGTGATCTCGACCGGAGCCTGCGAACGCCACGAAGTCGAGCCAGTCGCCACTCGACTCAAGCAGCACAAAGCAGGCGGGGCACTGCTGCACTGTGTCTCGTCCTATCCGACGCCAATGAAGCAGGCCGCCCTCGGCGGGATCCAGGCATTGCGTGATGCCTTTGGCGTCCGCGTCGGATACTCCGACCACACCGCCTCGATCGAGACCGGTGCCTTGGCGGTTACCGCAGGCGCCTGTCTTCTCGAAAAACACCTGACACACGACCCCTCCGCCCCCGGTCCTGACCACAGTGCCAGCCTGTCGCCAACACAGATGAAGGCCTACGTTGCCCATGTACGGCAGGCACAGAGTGTGCTCGGGCCCATCCGCAAAACGGTTCAGGATGTCGAGCAGGATGTCCGGCGGGTGTCCCGGCAGAGCGTCTGCGCCGTCCGCGACCTCCCAGAAGGGCATCGCCTGACCCGGGAAGACCTGACCGTCAAACGACCCGGCCTGGGTATCCGTCCCGAGAGACTCAACGAAGTCATCGGACGATCGCTCCGCAAGGCCATCGAGGCCAATCACCTGCTCCAGGATGATCACCTGGTCTGA
- the ftsH gene encoding ATP-dependent zinc metalloprotease FtsH, translating to MADPDHDKVKERNDENQESDGGKKPQGQKPPSMMSRGAFGWIMVVALVVTVLLLASNVPQQAKEITWEQFYGLAETGQFEEAVTAHDTKIVGKIKPDAPGVAGEADNLLRQTVISPQSKNLRLHQLDQVGQDVKEKVDNSLLLPILLSWGPILFIVLLIYFFFIRPMRSGGAGGGMLGAFGRSRHKVVSKEHSTVRLNDVAGIEEAKDEVTEVIEFLKNPKKFQRLGGRVPRGVLLIGSPGCGKTLLAKAVAGEAEVPFFSISGSDFVEMFVGVGASRVRDLFKQAKESSPCIIFLDEIDAVGRKRGSGFNSGGHDEREQTLNAILVEMDGFESSDQVIVMAATNRADVLDPALIRPGRFDRQIQVPLPDVAGRFEILKVHAQKIKTGPDVDLEKVARGTPMFSGADLSAIINEAAIAATMQGKDFVEQTDLEEARDKVRWGRSRKSARLEEDEKKVIAYHEAGHAIVTHFDEDAEPLHKVTIIPRGRSLGATHMLPEKDKHILSRRQLLAYMRVSFGGRIAEEMFTGDQYNGTAGDIRQVTDIARAMITEYGMSERLGFRLYGADEGKNPWEQSDRPYSDETAQTIDQEIKAIIDRTYNEAKTIIETHRQQTDDLAQALIKYETLTSDEVQKVLDGEPLSRKTVSDLLAAEKKKKLEDEEKPGVTISPPEPDLPTGGAMPNPA from the coding sequence ATGGCCGATCCGGACCACGACAAAGTCAAAGAACGAAACGACGAGAACCAGGAATCGGATGGCGGGAAGAAGCCTCAGGGCCAGAAACCGCCCAGCATGATGTCTCGCGGGGCGTTCGGCTGGATCATGGTCGTGGCACTGGTCGTGACCGTCCTGCTGCTGGCGAGCAATGTCCCGCAGCAGGCCAAGGAGATAACCTGGGAGCAGTTCTACGGACTGGCGGAGACGGGGCAGTTCGAGGAGGCCGTGACCGCTCATGACACCAAGATCGTGGGCAAGATCAAACCCGACGCTCCCGGGGTGGCTGGTGAGGCCGATAACCTTCTGCGGCAGACCGTGATCAGTCCGCAGTCAAAGAACCTGCGCCTGCATCAACTCGATCAAGTCGGTCAGGATGTGAAGGAGAAGGTCGACAACTCCCTGCTGCTGCCGATCCTGTTGTCGTGGGGACCGATTCTGTTCATCGTTCTGCTGATCTACTTCTTCTTCATCCGGCCGATGCGGTCGGGCGGGGCAGGGGGCGGGATGCTCGGGGCGTTCGGGCGGTCACGACACAAGGTCGTGAGCAAGGAGCACTCCACGGTCCGGCTCAACGATGTTGCGGGCATCGAGGAGGCCAAGGACGAGGTGACCGAGGTCATCGAGTTTCTCAAGAACCCTAAGAAGTTCCAGCGGCTTGGCGGGCGTGTCCCCCGGGGTGTGCTGCTGATCGGCTCGCCCGGTTGCGGCAAGACGCTGCTGGCCAAGGCGGTCGCTGGCGAGGCCGAGGTGCCGTTCTTCTCGATCAGCGGGTCGGACTTTGTTGAGATGTTCGTCGGCGTCGGGGCCAGCCGCGTCCGCGATCTTTTTAAGCAGGCAAAAGAATCGTCGCCCTGCATCATTTTCCTGGATGAGATCGACGCTGTGGGCCGCAAGCGTGGTTCTGGCTTCAACTCCGGCGGGCATGATGAACGAGAGCAGACCCTCAACGCGATCCTCGTCGAGATGGACGGCTTCGAGTCGTCGGATCAGGTGATCGTGATGGCGGCGACCAACCGGGCTGACGTGCTCGACCCGGCGCTGATCCGTCCGGGCCGGTTCGACCGGCAGATCCAGGTCCCGCTACCCGATGTGGCGGGGCGGTTTGAGATCCTCAAGGTCCATGCCCAGAAGATCAAGACCGGTCCTGATGTCGATCTGGAGAAGGTTGCTCGCGGGACGCCGATGTTCTCCGGGGCTGACTTGTCGGCGATCATCAACGAGGCGGCGATCGCGGCGACCATGCAGGGCAAGGATTTCGTCGAGCAAACGGACCTCGAAGAGGCCCGGGACAAGGTCCGGTGGGGTCGGTCGCGCAAGAGTGCCCGGTTGGAAGAGGATGAGAAGAAGGTCATCGCCTATCACGAGGCGGGGCACGCGATCGTGACGCACTTCGACGAGGACGCTGAGCCTCTTCATAAGGTCACGATCATCCCTCGCGGGCGTTCGCTCGGGGCGACCCACATGTTGCCCGAGAAGGACAAGCACATTCTTTCACGCAGGCAGTTGCTGGCGTACATGCGGGTTTCATTCGGCGGGCGTATCGCCGAAGAGATGTTCACCGGCGACCAGTACAACGGCACCGCGGGCGACATCCGCCAGGTCACCGACATCGCTCGCGCGATGATCACCGAGTACGGCATGAGTGAGCGCCTTGGTTTCAGGCTCTACGGCGCTGACGAGGGTAAGAACCCCTGGGAACAGTCTGATCGTCCCTACTCTGATGAGACAGCCCAGACGATTGACCAGGAGATCAAGGCGATTATCGACCGGACCTACAACGAGGCCAAGACGATCATCGAGACACATCGTCAGCAGACGGATGATCTCGCGCAGGCTCTGATCAAATATGAAACCCTGACCTCGGATGAGGTGCAGAAGGTTCTTGACGGTGAACCGCTGTCGCGCAAGACGGTCAGTGATCTGCTGGCGGCTGAAAAGAAGAAGAAACTCGAAGATGAAGAGAAGCCCGGCGTGACCATCAGCCCGCCGGAGCCCGACCTGCCCACAGGCGGGGCGATGCCCAACCCGGCCTGA
- a CDS encoding LptE family protein, whose product MNRVLLTLICLSMMLAGCQYSAQDAFDPEVRTIAIATFENRTFLREVEQDLARAIVIEVQKRTAYRITTPSAADTILQGTVVSVDRTQLSRRREGGVPQELELTVVVDFEWRDLRDGSQKAGVRGLRGVGRQVASLPVGERLEVAQHTAVENLAREIVSEMRSDW is encoded by the coding sequence GTGAATCGTGTGCTGCTGACACTTATCTGTCTGTCGATGATGCTGGCGGGTTGCCAGTATTCGGCTCAGGACGCCTTCGATCCCGAGGTGAGGACCATCGCGATCGCGACCTTTGAGAATCGCACGTTCCTCCGGGAGGTCGAGCAGGACCTGGCGCGGGCGATCGTGATCGAGGTCCAGAAGCGCACGGCTTATCGGATCACGACGCCCTCGGCCGCCGACACGATCCTTCAGGGCACGGTCGTCTCGGTGGACCGGACGCAGCTCAGCCGTCGCCGTGAGGGCGGGGTCCCGCAGGAGCTGGAACTGACGGTGGTGGTGGACTTTGAGTGGCGTGATCTGCGTGATGGGTCCCAAAAAGCCGGCGTTCGCGGGCTCCGGGGCGTGGGTCGTCAGGTGGCGTCGCTGCCGGTCGGCGAGCGGCTGGAGGTCGCTCAGCACACCGCGGTCGAGAACCTGGCTCGGGAGATCGTGTCCGAGATGCGCTCGGACTGGTGA
- the bamD gene encoding outer membrane protein assembly factor BamD, which translates to MPTRTMCTALLAGLMLAIVTACPAGAQTRYEMDESGELVRQPGPEPGTPAAGLEDIRRLIAEGEGEEAEDLATRWIRNHPDHELEIEARLLRGDALVSQERYYKALFDYEYVIRVYPGSEAFFTALEREFEIARLYTSGVKRKLLGFAILPADGEGEELLIRIQERVPGSDLGERASLLLADYYYDNAQMFLASEAYDIFLENYPESNRREWALLRLVLSNLARFKGPKYDATGLLEARERLLIYRAEFPASAEKIGIEALLLRVDESLAMSDMENAKWYERRGEKRGAAAIYRRIVTEYPRTGVAGDAAERLNELGAYE; encoded by the coding sequence ATGCCGACACGGACGATGTGCACAGCCCTGCTGGCCGGATTGATGCTCGCGATCGTTACCGCATGCCCTGCGGGCGCACAGACGCGCTATGAGATGGACGAGTCGGGTGAGTTGGTGCGTCAGCCCGGTCCTGAGCCGGGAACGCCGGCGGCGGGGCTGGAGGACATCCGGCGGCTCATCGCGGAGGGCGAGGGCGAGGAAGCTGAGGACCTGGCGACGCGCTGGATCAGGAACCACCCGGACCACGAGCTTGAGATCGAGGCACGGTTACTCCGGGGGGATGCGCTGGTCTCACAGGAGCGGTACTACAAGGCGTTGTTTGACTACGAATACGTCATCCGGGTGTATCCCGGCAGCGAGGCGTTTTTTACGGCACTCGAGCGAGAGTTCGAGATCGCTCGGCTCTACACCTCGGGCGTCAAGCGAAAGCTGCTGGGCTTTGCGATTCTTCCGGCTGACGGCGAGGGCGAGGAGCTGCTGATTCGGATTCAGGAGCGGGTTCCGGGCAGTGACCTCGGAGAGCGAGCCAGTCTCCTGTTGGCGGATTATTACTACGACAATGCGCAGATGTTCCTGGCCAGCGAGGCCTACGACATTTTCCTGGAGAACTACCCGGAATCGAACCGGCGTGAGTGGGCGCTGCTGCGGCTGGTGCTCTCGAATCTCGCGCGGTTCAAGGGGCCGAAGTACGACGCGACGGGACTCCTCGAAGCTCGCGAGCGGCTGCTGATCTACCGGGCCGAGTTCCCCGCGTCGGCAGAGAAGATCGGCATCGAGGCGTTGCTTCTCCGGGTGGATGAGTCGCTGGCGATGTCGGATATGGAGAACGCCAAGTGGTACGAGCGGCGGGGTGAGAAGCGGGGCGCGGCCGCGATCTACCGGCGGATCGTGACGGAGTACCCGCGCACCGGTGTCGCTGGTGACGCCGCTGAACGACTCAACGAACTCGGAGCTTACGAGTGA